A genomic window from Nomascus leucogenys isolate Asia chromosome 10, Asia_NLE_v1, whole genome shotgun sequence includes:
- the DDX51 gene encoding ATP-dependent RNA helicase DDX51 isoform X2 — MALFYVARYPGPDAAAAAGPEGAEAGTHGRARALLERLQSRARERQQQREPAPTEKAAPIEPATRRRRRPRRRRRVNDAEPGSPEARQGKRRKADGGDAGAGGPRGKRAPSGAPATRDEEAPGEPSAGSSEEAPGERSASAEAAPDGRTLEEAAGPLVPGLVLGGFGRKKAPKVQPFLPRWLAEPSCVRKNVTEDLVPIEDVPEVHPDLQKQLRAHGISSYFPVQAAVIPALLESAACGFLVGRGGYRPSDLCVSAPTGSGKTLAFVIPVVQALLSRVVCHIRALVVLPTKELAQQVSKVFNIYTDATPLRVSLVTGQKSLAKEQESLVQKTADGYRCLADIVVATPGRLVDHIDQTPGFSLQQLRFLVIDEADRMIDSMHQSWLPRVVAAAFQSEDSADPCALFQRRQAQAVTAASTCCPQMPLQKLLFSATLTQNPEKLQQLGLHQPRLFSTGLAHRGLEDTDGDGDSGKYAFPVGLTHHYVPCSLSSKPLVVLHLVLEMGFSRVLCFTNSRENSHRLFLLVQAFGGVDVAEFSSRYGPGQRRMILKQFEQGKIQLLISTDATARGIDVQGVELVVNYDAPQYLRTYVHRVGRTARAGKTGQAFTLLLKVQERRFLRMLTEAGAPELQRHELSSKLLQPLVPRYEEALSQLEESVKEERKQKAA; from the exons ATGGCGCTGTTCTACGTCGCGCGGTACCCGGGCCCCGATGCTGCAGCTGCGGCAGGGCCGGAGGGCGCGGAGGCCGGGACGCACGGCAGGGCCCGCGCGCTGCTCGAGCGGCTGCAGAGCCGGGCCCGCGAACGGCAGCAGCAGCGGGAGCCCGCGCCGACCGAGAAGGCTGCACCGATCGAGCCGGCGACCAGGCGGCGACGGCGgccccggcggcggcggcgggtgAACGACGCGGAGCCGGGGAGCCCGGAGGCGCGGCAGGGAAAGCGACGGAAGGCGGACGGCGGGGACGCGGGCGCAGGTGGGCCGCGGGGCAAGCGGGCTCCCTCCGGGGCGCCGGCAACTCG CGACGAGGAGGCGCCGGGGGAGCCCAGCGCAGGGAGCAGCGAGGAGGCGCCGGGGGAGCGCAGCGCCAGCGCCGAGGCGGCCCCAGATGGACGGACCCTGGAGGAGGCGGCCGGACCCCTGGTCCCCGGCCTGGTGCTGGGGGGGTTCGGGAGGAAGAAGGCGCCGAAG GTCCAGCCTTTCCTGCCAAGGTGGCTGGCTGAGCCTAGCTGTGTCAGAAAGAACGTCACTGAAGACCTGGTTCCTATCGAGGACGTCCCTGAGGTCCATCCTGACCTGCAGAAGCAGCTGCGGGCACACGGCATCTCGTCCTACTTTCCAG TCCAGGCAGCTGTGATTCCCGCCCTCCTGGAGAGCGCGGCCTGTGGGTTTCTGGTGGGCAGAGGCGGCTACCGGCCTAGCGACCTCTGTGTTTCTGCCCCGACAGGCAGTGGGAAGACACTGGCCTTCGTCATCCCTGTGGTGCAG GCCCTGCTGTCGAGAGTGGTCTGCCACATCCGTGCCCTGGTCGTGCTGCCGACCAAGGAGCTGGCCCAGCAG GTGAGCAAAGTTTTCAACATCTACACAGATGCCACACCTCTGAGAGTCTCCCTGGTTACGGGACAGAAGTCTCTGGCCAAGGAGCAGGAGAGCCTCGTCCAGAAAAC AGCTGACGGGTACCGCTGCTTGGCTGACATCGTGGTAGCCACCCCCGGCCGCCTGGTGGACCACATCGACCAGACCCCAGGATTCAGCCTCCAGCAGCTCCGCTTCCTG GTCATCGACGAGGCTGACCGGATGATTGACAGCATGCATCAGTCCTGGCTGCCGCGGGTGGTGGCGGCTGCCTTCCAGAGCGAGGACTCCGCGGACCCCTGTGCCCTGTTCCAGCGAAGGCAGGCCCAGGCTGTGACAGCTGCCAG CACCTGCTGTCCCCAGATGCCCCTGCAGAAGCTGCTCTTCTCAGCTACTCTGACCCAGAACCCCGAAAAGCTGCAGCAGCTGGGCCTCCACCAGCCCCGGCTTTTCTCCACAGGGCTAGCACACAGGGGCCTGGAAGATACAGATGGGGACGGGGACTCAGGGAAGTATGCCTTCCCTGTTGGGCTCACG CACCACTACGTGCCCTGCAGCCTCAGCTCTAAGCCGCTGGTTGTCCTGCACCTGGTCCTGGAGATGGGCTTCTCGAGGGTTCTCTGCTTCACTAACTCCCGAGAGAACTCCCACAG GCTCTTCCTGCTGGTGCAGGCTTTTGGGGGTGTGGACGTGGCTGAGTTCTCCTCGCGCTACGGGCCTGGTCAGAGGAGGATGATCCTGAAGCAGTTTGAACAGGGGAAGATCCAGCT GCTCATCAGCACAGACGCCACCGCCCGAGGCATCGATGTGCAGGGTGTGGAGCTGGTGGTGAACTACGATGCCCCCCAGTACCTGAGAACCTACGTGCACCG GGTTGGGAGGACAGCCcgcgctgggaaaactggacagGCCTTCACGCTGCTCCTGAAAGTGCAG GAGAGGAGATTCCTCCGGATGCTGACTGAAGCTGGGGCGCCTGAGTTGCAGCGGCACGAGCTCTCCAGCAAGCTGCTGCAGCCGCTGGTTCCTCGGTACGAGGAGGCCCTGTCCCAGCTGGAGGAGTCCGTCAAG GAAGAGCGCAAGCAGAAGGCGGCCTAG
- the DDX51 gene encoding ATP-dependent RNA helicase DDX51 isoform X1: protein MALFYVARYPGPDAAAAAGPEGAEAGTHGRARALLERLQSRARERQQQREPAPTEKAAPIEPATRRRRRPRRRRRVNDAEPGSPEARQGKRRKADGGDAGAESDEEAPGEPSAGSSEEAPGERSASAEAAPDGRTLEEAAGPLVPGLVLGGFGRKKAPKVQPFLPRWLAEPSCVRKNVTEDLVPIEDVPEVHPDLQKQLRAHGISSYFPVQAAVIPALLESAACGFLVGRGGYRPSDLCVSAPTGSGKTLAFVIPVVQALLSRVVCHIRALVVLPTKELAQQVSKVFNIYTDATPLRVSLVTGQKSLAKEQESLVQKTADGYRCLADIVVATPGRLVDHIDQTPGFSLQQLRFLVIDEADRMIDSMHQSWLPRVVAAAFQSEDSADPCALFQRRQAQAVTAASTCCPQMPLQKLLFSATLTQNPEKLQQLGLHQPRLFSTGLAHRGLEDTDGDGDSGKYAFPVGLTHHYVPCSLSSKPLVVLHLVLEMGFSRVLCFTNSRENSHRLFLLVQAFGGVDVAEFSSRYGPGQRRMILKQFEQGKIQLLISTDATARGIDVQGVELVVNYDAPQYLRTYVHRVGRTARAGKTGQAFTLLLKVQERRFLRMLTEAGAPELQRHELSSKLLQPLVPRYEEALSQLEESVKEERKQKAA, encoded by the exons ATGGCGCTGTTCTACGTCGCGCGGTACCCGGGCCCCGATGCTGCAGCTGCGGCAGGGCCGGAGGGCGCGGAGGCCGGGACGCACGGCAGGGCCCGCGCGCTGCTCGAGCGGCTGCAGAGCCGGGCCCGCGAACGGCAGCAGCAGCGGGAGCCCGCGCCGACCGAGAAGGCTGCACCGATCGAGCCGGCGACCAGGCGGCGACGGCGgccccggcggcggcggcgggtgAACGACGCGGAGCCGGGGAGCCCGGAGGCGCGGCAGGGAAAGCGACGGAAGGCGGACGGCGGGGACGCGGGCGCAG AAAGCGACGAGGAGGCGCCGGGGGAGCCCAGCGCAGGGAGCAGCGAGGAGGCGCCGGGGGAGCGCAGCGCCAGCGCCGAGGCGGCCCCAGATGGACGGACCCTGGAGGAGGCGGCCGGACCCCTGGTCCCCGGCCTGGTGCTGGGGGGGTTCGGGAGGAAGAAGGCGCCGAAG GTCCAGCCTTTCCTGCCAAGGTGGCTGGCTGAGCCTAGCTGTGTCAGAAAGAACGTCACTGAAGACCTGGTTCCTATCGAGGACGTCCCTGAGGTCCATCCTGACCTGCAGAAGCAGCTGCGGGCACACGGCATCTCGTCCTACTTTCCAG TCCAGGCAGCTGTGATTCCCGCCCTCCTGGAGAGCGCGGCCTGTGGGTTTCTGGTGGGCAGAGGCGGCTACCGGCCTAGCGACCTCTGTGTTTCTGCCCCGACAGGCAGTGGGAAGACACTGGCCTTCGTCATCCCTGTGGTGCAG GCCCTGCTGTCGAGAGTGGTCTGCCACATCCGTGCCCTGGTCGTGCTGCCGACCAAGGAGCTGGCCCAGCAG GTGAGCAAAGTTTTCAACATCTACACAGATGCCACACCTCTGAGAGTCTCCCTGGTTACGGGACAGAAGTCTCTGGCCAAGGAGCAGGAGAGCCTCGTCCAGAAAAC AGCTGACGGGTACCGCTGCTTGGCTGACATCGTGGTAGCCACCCCCGGCCGCCTGGTGGACCACATCGACCAGACCCCAGGATTCAGCCTCCAGCAGCTCCGCTTCCTG GTCATCGACGAGGCTGACCGGATGATTGACAGCATGCATCAGTCCTGGCTGCCGCGGGTGGTGGCGGCTGCCTTCCAGAGCGAGGACTCCGCGGACCCCTGTGCCCTGTTCCAGCGAAGGCAGGCCCAGGCTGTGACAGCTGCCAG CACCTGCTGTCCCCAGATGCCCCTGCAGAAGCTGCTCTTCTCAGCTACTCTGACCCAGAACCCCGAAAAGCTGCAGCAGCTGGGCCTCCACCAGCCCCGGCTTTTCTCCACAGGGCTAGCACACAGGGGCCTGGAAGATACAGATGGGGACGGGGACTCAGGGAAGTATGCCTTCCCTGTTGGGCTCACG CACCACTACGTGCCCTGCAGCCTCAGCTCTAAGCCGCTGGTTGTCCTGCACCTGGTCCTGGAGATGGGCTTCTCGAGGGTTCTCTGCTTCACTAACTCCCGAGAGAACTCCCACAG GCTCTTCCTGCTGGTGCAGGCTTTTGGGGGTGTGGACGTGGCTGAGTTCTCCTCGCGCTACGGGCCTGGTCAGAGGAGGATGATCCTGAAGCAGTTTGAACAGGGGAAGATCCAGCT GCTCATCAGCACAGACGCCACCGCCCGAGGCATCGATGTGCAGGGTGTGGAGCTGGTGGTGAACTACGATGCCCCCCAGTACCTGAGAACCTACGTGCACCG GGTTGGGAGGACAGCCcgcgctgggaaaactggacagGCCTTCACGCTGCTCCTGAAAGTGCAG GAGAGGAGATTCCTCCGGATGCTGACTGAAGCTGGGGCGCCTGAGTTGCAGCGGCACGAGCTCTCCAGCAAGCTGCTGCAGCCGCTGGTTCCTCGGTACGAGGAGGCCCTGTCCCAGCTGGAGGAGTCCGTCAAG GAAGAGCGCAAGCAGAAGGCGGCCTAG
- the NOC4L gene encoding nucleolar complex protein 4 homolog isoform X2 — protein MEREPGAAGVRRALGRRLEAVLASRSEANAVFDILAVLQSEDQEEIQEAVRTCSRLFGALLERGELFVGQLPSEEMVMTGSRGATRKYKVWMRHRYHSCCNRLGELLGHPSFQVKELALSALMKFVQLEGAHPLEKSKWEGNYLFPRELFRLVVGGLLSPEEDQSLLLSQFREYLDYDDTRYHTMQAAVDAVARVTGQHPEVPPAFWNNTFTLLSAVSLPRQEPTVSSFYVKRTELWDTWKVAHLKEHRKAFQAMWLSFLKHKLPLGLYKKVLLIVHDAILPQLAQPTLMIDFLTRACDLGGALSLLALNGLFILIHKHNLEYPDFYQKLYGLLDPSVFHVKYRARFFHLADLFLSSSHLPAYLVAAFAKRLARLALTAPPEALLMVLPFICNLLRRHPACRVLVHRPHGPELDADPYDPGEEDPAQSRALESSLWELQALQRHYHPEVSKAASVINQALSMPEVSIAPLLELTAYEIFERDLKKKGPEPVPLEFIPAQGLLGRPGELCAQHFTLS, from the exons ATGGAGCGGGAGCCGGGCGCCGCGGGCGTTCGCCGGGCTCTGGGTCGCCGGCTGGAGGCGGTGCTGGCGAGCCGTAGTGAGGCCAACGCCGTGTTCGACATCCTGGCCGTGCTGCAG TCTGAGGACCAGGAGGAGATCCAGGAAGCAGTCCGCACGTGCAGCCGTCTCTTTGGGGCCTTGCTGGAGCGGGGAGAGCTGTTTGTGGGCCAGCTGCCCTCTGAGGAGATGGTCATGACAG GGTCCCGGGGAGCCACACGGAAGTACAAGGTGTGGATGAGACACCGCTATCACAGCTGCTGCAATCGCTTGGGAGAGCTCCTGGGCCACCCCTCCTTTCAGGTCAAG GAGCTGGCCCTCAGCGCACTCATGAAGTTCGTGCAGCTGGAAGGAGCGCACCCCCTGGAGAAGTCCAAGTGGGAAGGCAACTACCTGTTCCCCCGAGAGCTCTTCAGG TTGGTGGTAGGAGGCCTGCTCTCTCCTGAGGAGGACCAGAGCCTGCTCCTGTCCCAGTTCCGGGAGTACCTGGACTACGACGACACCCGCTACCACACCATGCAGGCAGCCGTGGATGCCGTGGCCCGGGTCACTGGCCAGCACCCCGAG GTGCCCCCCGCCTTCTGGAACAACACCTTCACGCTGCTGTCCGCTGTGAGCCTGCCCCGCCAGGAGCCCACCGTCTCCAGCTTCTATGTGAAGCGCACGG AGCTGTGGGACACCTGGAAGGTCGCTCACCTGAAG GAGCACAGGAAGGCTTTCCAGGCCATGTGGCTCAGCTTCCTCAAGCACAAG CTGCCCCTCGGCCTCTACAAGAAGGTGCTGCTGATTGTGCACGACGCCATCCTGCCACAGCTGGCCCAGCCCACGCTCATGATCGACTTCCTCACCCGCGCCTGCGACCTTG gGGGGGCCCTCAGCCTCTTGGCCTTGAACGGGCTGTTCATCTTGATTCACAAACACAACCT GGAGTACCCCGACTTCTACCAGAAGCTCTACGGCCTCCTGGACCCCTCCGTCTTTCACGTCAAGTACCGCGCCCGCTTCTTCCACCTGGCTGACCTCTTCCTGTCCTCCTC CCACCTCCCTGCCTACCTGGTGGCCGCCTTCGCCAAGCGGCTGGCCCGCCTGGCCCTGACGGCTCCCCCTGAGGCCCTGCTCATGGTCCTGCCTTTCATCTGTAACCTGCTGCGCCGGCACCCTGCCTGCCGGGTCCTCGTGCACCGTCCACATGGCCCTG AGCTGGACGCCGACCCCTACGACCCTGGAGAGGAGGACCCAGCCCAGAGCCGGGCGTTGGAGAGCTCCCTGTGGGAGCTTCAG GCCCTCCAGCGCCACTACCATCCCGAGGTGTCCAAAGCTGCCAGCGTCATCAACCAGGCCCTGTCCATGCCCGAGGTCAGCATCGCGCCACTGCTGGAGCTCACGGCCTATGAG ATCTTTGAGCGGGACCTGAAGAAGAAGGGGCCCGAGCCGGTGCCGCTGGAGTTTATCCCAGCCCAGGGCTTGCTGGGACGGCCGGGTGAACTCTGTGCCCAGCACTTCACGCTCAGCTGA
- the NOC4L gene encoding nucleolar complex protein 4 homolog isoform X1, which produces MGGCGCRTPGGSETALEGQGGRRVGHGSGVTGLASQGGRERVGGSLGRGEGDSSRLGTLPPPLLQSEDQEEIQEAVRTCSRLFGALLERGELFVGQLPSEEMVMTGSRGATRKYKVWMRHRYHSCCNRLGELLGHPSFQVKELALSALMKFVQLEGAHPLEKSKWEGNYLFPRELFRLVVGGLLSPEEDQSLLLSQFREYLDYDDTRYHTMQAAVDAVARVTGQHPEVPPAFWNNTFTLLSAVSLPRQEPTVSSFYVKRTELWDTWKVAHLKEHRKAFQAMWLSFLKHKLPLGLYKKVLLIVHDAILPQLAQPTLMIDFLTRACDLGGALSLLALNGLFILIHKHNLEYPDFYQKLYGLLDPSVFHVKYRARFFHLADLFLSSSHLPAYLVAAFAKRLARLALTAPPEALLMVLPFICNLLRRHPACRVLVHRPHGPELDADPYDPGEEDPAQSRALESSLWELQALQRHYHPEVSKAASVINQALSMPEVSIAPLLELTAYEIFERDLKKKGPEPVPLEFIPAQGLLGRPGELCAQHFTLS; this is translated from the exons ATGGGGGGCTGCGGCTGCAGGACCCCAGGAGGTTCCGAGACGGCTTTGGAGGGTCAGGGTGGGAGGCGTGTGGGTCACGGGTCGGGGGTGACGGGGCTGGCGTCCCAAGGGGGAAGGGAACGGGTGGGGGGCAGCCTAGGCAGGGGCGAAGGTGACAGTTCCCGGCTGGGCACGCTGCCGCCGCCTCTCCTGCAGTCTGAGGACCAGGAGGAGATCCAGGAAGCAGTCCGCACGTGCAGCCGTCTCTTTGGGGCCTTGCTGGAGCGGGGAGAGCTGTTTGTGGGCCAGCTGCCCTCTGAGGAGATGGTCATGACAG GGTCCCGGGGAGCCACACGGAAGTACAAGGTGTGGATGAGACACCGCTATCACAGCTGCTGCAATCGCTTGGGAGAGCTCCTGGGCCACCCCTCCTTTCAGGTCAAG GAGCTGGCCCTCAGCGCACTCATGAAGTTCGTGCAGCTGGAAGGAGCGCACCCCCTGGAGAAGTCCAAGTGGGAAGGCAACTACCTGTTCCCCCGAGAGCTCTTCAGG TTGGTGGTAGGAGGCCTGCTCTCTCCTGAGGAGGACCAGAGCCTGCTCCTGTCCCAGTTCCGGGAGTACCTGGACTACGACGACACCCGCTACCACACCATGCAGGCAGCCGTGGATGCCGTGGCCCGGGTCACTGGCCAGCACCCCGAG GTGCCCCCCGCCTTCTGGAACAACACCTTCACGCTGCTGTCCGCTGTGAGCCTGCCCCGCCAGGAGCCCACCGTCTCCAGCTTCTATGTGAAGCGCACGG AGCTGTGGGACACCTGGAAGGTCGCTCACCTGAAG GAGCACAGGAAGGCTTTCCAGGCCATGTGGCTCAGCTTCCTCAAGCACAAG CTGCCCCTCGGCCTCTACAAGAAGGTGCTGCTGATTGTGCACGACGCCATCCTGCCACAGCTGGCCCAGCCCACGCTCATGATCGACTTCCTCACCCGCGCCTGCGACCTTG gGGGGGCCCTCAGCCTCTTGGCCTTGAACGGGCTGTTCATCTTGATTCACAAACACAACCT GGAGTACCCCGACTTCTACCAGAAGCTCTACGGCCTCCTGGACCCCTCCGTCTTTCACGTCAAGTACCGCGCCCGCTTCTTCCACCTGGCTGACCTCTTCCTGTCCTCCTC CCACCTCCCTGCCTACCTGGTGGCCGCCTTCGCCAAGCGGCTGGCCCGCCTGGCCCTGACGGCTCCCCCTGAGGCCCTGCTCATGGTCCTGCCTTTCATCTGTAACCTGCTGCGCCGGCACCCTGCCTGCCGGGTCCTCGTGCACCGTCCACATGGCCCTG AGCTGGACGCCGACCCCTACGACCCTGGAGAGGAGGACCCAGCCCAGAGCCGGGCGTTGGAGAGCTCCCTGTGGGAGCTTCAG GCCCTCCAGCGCCACTACCATCCCGAGGTGTCCAAAGCTGCCAGCGTCATCAACCAGGCCCTGTCCATGCCCGAGGTCAGCATCGCGCCACTGCTGGAGCTCACGGCCTATGAG ATCTTTGAGCGGGACCTGAAGAAGAAGGGGCCCGAGCCGGTGCCGCTGGAGTTTATCCCAGCCCAGGGCTTGCTGGGACGGCCGGGTGAACTCTGTGCCCAGCACTTCACGCTCAGCTGA
- the NOC4L gene encoding nucleolar complex protein 4 homolog isoform X3, whose product MKVAKSPRGPATDACLSPQQLVAQQSEDQEEIQEAVRTCSRLFGALLERGELFVGQLPSEEMVMTGSRGATRKYKVWMRHRYHSCCNRLGELLGHPSFQVKELALSALMKFVQLEGAHPLEKSKWEGNYLFPRELFRLVVGGLLSPEEDQSLLLSQFREYLDYDDTRYHTMQAAVDAVARVTGQHPEVPPAFWNNTFTLLSAVSLPRQEPTVSSFYVKRTELWDTWKVAHLKEHRKAFQAMWLSFLKHKLPLGLYKKVLLIVHDAILPQLAQPTLMIDFLTRACDLGGALSLLALNGLFILIHKHNLEYPDFYQKLYGLLDPSVFHVKYRARFFHLADLFLSSSHLPAYLVAAFAKRLARLALTAPPEALLMVLPFICNLLRRHPACRVLVHRPHGPELDADPYDPGEEDPAQSRALESSLWELQALQRHYHPEVSKAASVINQALSMPEVSIAPLLELTAYEIFERDLKKKGPEPVPLEFIPAQGLLGRPGELCAQHFTLS is encoded by the exons TCTGAGGACCAGGAGGAGATCCAGGAAGCAGTCCGCACGTGCAGCCGTCTCTTTGGGGCCTTGCTGGAGCGGGGAGAGCTGTTTGTGGGCCAGCTGCCCTCTGAGGAGATGGTCATGACAG GGTCCCGGGGAGCCACACGGAAGTACAAGGTGTGGATGAGACACCGCTATCACAGCTGCTGCAATCGCTTGGGAGAGCTCCTGGGCCACCCCTCCTTTCAGGTCAAG GAGCTGGCCCTCAGCGCACTCATGAAGTTCGTGCAGCTGGAAGGAGCGCACCCCCTGGAGAAGTCCAAGTGGGAAGGCAACTACCTGTTCCCCCGAGAGCTCTTCAGG TTGGTGGTAGGAGGCCTGCTCTCTCCTGAGGAGGACCAGAGCCTGCTCCTGTCCCAGTTCCGGGAGTACCTGGACTACGACGACACCCGCTACCACACCATGCAGGCAGCCGTGGATGCCGTGGCCCGGGTCACTGGCCAGCACCCCGAG GTGCCCCCCGCCTTCTGGAACAACACCTTCACGCTGCTGTCCGCTGTGAGCCTGCCCCGCCAGGAGCCCACCGTCTCCAGCTTCTATGTGAAGCGCACGG AGCTGTGGGACACCTGGAAGGTCGCTCACCTGAAG GAGCACAGGAAGGCTTTCCAGGCCATGTGGCTCAGCTTCCTCAAGCACAAG CTGCCCCTCGGCCTCTACAAGAAGGTGCTGCTGATTGTGCACGACGCCATCCTGCCACAGCTGGCCCAGCCCACGCTCATGATCGACTTCCTCACCCGCGCCTGCGACCTTG gGGGGGCCCTCAGCCTCTTGGCCTTGAACGGGCTGTTCATCTTGATTCACAAACACAACCT GGAGTACCCCGACTTCTACCAGAAGCTCTACGGCCTCCTGGACCCCTCCGTCTTTCACGTCAAGTACCGCGCCCGCTTCTTCCACCTGGCTGACCTCTTCCTGTCCTCCTC CCACCTCCCTGCCTACCTGGTGGCCGCCTTCGCCAAGCGGCTGGCCCGCCTGGCCCTGACGGCTCCCCCTGAGGCCCTGCTCATGGTCCTGCCTTTCATCTGTAACCTGCTGCGCCGGCACCCTGCCTGCCGGGTCCTCGTGCACCGTCCACATGGCCCTG AGCTGGACGCCGACCCCTACGACCCTGGAGAGGAGGACCCAGCCCAGAGCCGGGCGTTGGAGAGCTCCCTGTGGGAGCTTCAG GCCCTCCAGCGCCACTACCATCCCGAGGTGTCCAAAGCTGCCAGCGTCATCAACCAGGCCCTGTCCATGCCCGAGGTCAGCATCGCGCCACTGCTGGAGCTCACGGCCTATGAG ATCTTTGAGCGGGACCTGAAGAAGAAGGGGCCCGAGCCGGTGCCGCTGGAGTTTATCCCAGCCCAGGGCTTGCTGGGACGGCCGGGTGAACTCTGTGCCCAGCACTTCACGCTCAGCTGA